A stretch of the Haloplanus aerogenes genome encodes the following:
- a CDS encoding PKD domain-containing protein — MTDKDLPNDVDWSEVEERAISADGGTDHLSQTGTLAEAGYTLRGQHYRYDTLWGKVYTTLSIVKYDPVPLNDFVSEYAVPVYVHATTAAVMTEYAQGTALRRYAEEFDEEDQIHMDSCQSLDISVVYPESLRGGFITKKDPDYVAQFDPAHDIPSEASQIRDRTLQLLAAEAEELVRSHPYVDTILSVKDQIQQYNNYLSDIEEILDETDKKIWNVFSVSEKEDPEPVKTGGGWVRFMLLMDPGETVELDISASGGHIGRSSVAEAEKEIEITTPDETPERQASKPTAAFDWSAETPKAGEEIQFDGSGSYDPEGESLRYSWQTYMGSQQLDSGSGETFKTTFPRAGKYPVRLTVTDESGNAGSTAKTINVAESSGEITAAFEMAPSEPLPEEKVRFTADGSTSPNGKIDSYDWEFTEQGSQRTESDSGKTVTKSFDKGVYAVSLTITDQDGATDTKSKTLSVANPPEARFSLSPKSPSVNDDISLDASTSTAPGSSISSYEWDIYRLSEETITPEPIDSTSGETITYTFDNSDEYLIELTVTNEQGVTDKTSKQVSISPAAGEQAPVARFDITPDPPNPGENIRFDATASTDPDGSITNYEWVFTDTENQERHGTATGETVSRTFPAGTYAIRLTVTDTDGNSTTEQTELAVQNQPPQASIDVEPAVPELGETVTFYSRQSRDSDGSISGHEWQLIDKAASESTTIKTSTNQRLVHTFDQAGTYSIKLTVTDDAGATDTAVVELSIDESGHEAKPTVSIAGPETVIEGERVVYTADETDPDGGTIASYTWSGPVPNTGTKTTSPRWMSTGERTISCEVTDDEGNTAQDSFTVQVKSRKEPTKDQEPTVSIAGPTQTTTNTEVTYTAEATDPDRGMPGEIAAYEWFGAVENTENEKISVEWSSPGQKAVGCRVTDDEGNTAEASITVRVEGSGPKLSINGPTKVTVGSSVTYTAEAADSDGDSIASYEWFGTFEQTQKSSVQAMDMRTLRRGGGGGRGRRGRGGRDDGKRDRDGRDDGRRGRDGDGDDDEESDSPDPGSDTISVHWTSSGQKTIGCRVTDDDGNTAESTITVQVTADELPSVSVTGPKSVNIGSRVTYTADASDPDDGTISTYEWFGDVPDSGDDTTSVRWSSTGQRTVGCRVTDNEGNTVEDSISVAVRGNQPPNAAVDANVLDPAVDQSVQFNAGLSQDPDGTITRFDWEVLKEDDDDSTLVRKTTGETFSHEFEDPGSYSVQLTVTDDDGATDTDTLEVSVQEKKGALEPKIRTPDDLIVVGEEVVFTGETPGTPIDAYSWEVFDDGDPISEGAGKTFSVSFPYPGEFDIVLTVHQGNRNARTSASVSAVQAPTAKFKIKANSPPAPGDQVVFDASHSLDPDGEIRNYDWEFQDLSSATVYTASGETVKRTFNTGTYSVVLTVRDQDGLTDSHSRTLTITRPPVAEFTVSPKSPIAGEDLTVDASESYDPDGSITSYDWEFEKAGPNQSEFASGETVTRTFEKGKYEVTLSVTDEHGGTDTATKSINIEGGSPPTAQFDVTPDSPTTGEEITLDGSDSDDPDGTIEQYQWRVRRGTEVMRKGTGATFTFSGSPGTYEITLIVTDDSGQTDKAGRSVTVEDSQAPTAAFDITPAEPVAGEEVTLDASESDDPDGAIQEYSWEIRQKPFQNPELDSGEVITRTFSKGTYAVTLIVSDDDGKTGRTTETLTVAAGSKRPIAMFDVTPASPREGDDITVDAGDSEDPDGTIEEYQWRIERDATTVASGSGETFTFTADTDGTHDIEFTVTDNDGQMDTAQQSVSVASREGTVRLSAEQTQVSPMSSTTIEVTAEDADGDPVEGASVELSVSSQEVGGQTGELSRSSVTTDASGTASVTYTAPFASSSSDNIEATWKGASDTVIITTTLAGLFV; from the coding sequence ATGACAGACAAAGACCTGCCAAACGATGTGGACTGGTCCGAAGTAGAGGAGCGTGCTATATCCGCCGATGGAGGGACTGATCACCTCTCACAAACCGGAACGCTGGCCGAGGCGGGATACACACTGAGAGGTCAACATTATCGATATGATACCTTATGGGGGAAAGTGTATACGACTTTGAGTATCGTAAAATATGACCCCGTTCCGCTAAATGATTTTGTCTCGGAATACGCTGTGCCGGTGTACGTACATGCGACAACAGCGGCAGTAATGACTGAATACGCGCAAGGTACTGCCCTCCGTAGGTATGCGGAAGAGTTTGACGAGGAAGATCAGATTCATATGGACTCTTGCCAATCACTCGATATTTCTGTTGTGTATCCCGAATCACTTCGAGGAGGATTTATTACAAAAAAGGATCCCGACTACGTTGCCCAATTCGACCCAGCACATGATATACCATCCGAAGCGTCTCAAATTCGAGATCGGACATTGCAACTCTTGGCAGCAGAAGCCGAAGAACTGGTTAGATCACACCCGTATGTGGATACAATATTGAGTGTGAAGGATCAAATACAGCAATATAATAATTATTTGAGTGATATTGAGGAGATATTAGATGAAACAGATAAGAAAATATGGAATGTGTTTAGTGTTAGTGAAAAGGAAGATCCTGAGCCAGTGAAAACTGGGGGCGGCTGGGTGCGCTTTATGTTATTAATGGATCCTGGGGAAACAGTCGAACTTGATATTAGTGCCTCAGGCGGACATATCGGGCGCTCATCTGTAGCCGAAGCCGAAAAGGAAATAGAAATTACAACCCCCGACGAAACTCCGGAAAGACAAGCCTCAAAACCGACTGCCGCGTTTGACTGGTCCGCAGAAACTCCAAAAGCAGGTGAGGAGATTCAGTTTGACGGAAGCGGTTCGTACGATCCTGAAGGCGAGAGTTTACGATATTCCTGGCAAACGTACATGGGATCACAGCAACTGGATTCGGGATCCGGGGAAACCTTCAAAACGACGTTCCCTCGCGCTGGTAAGTATCCCGTCCGCCTGACTGTCACCGACGAGAGTGGAAACGCCGGTAGCACGGCAAAAACCATTAATGTCGCTGAGAGTAGTGGAGAGATAACGGCGGCGTTCGAGATGGCCCCTTCGGAGCCCTTACCTGAAGAGAAAGTTCGATTCACAGCCGATGGGTCCACCAGTCCCAATGGAAAAATCGATAGCTACGACTGGGAATTCACCGAGCAAGGCTCTCAGCGAACCGAATCCGATTCTGGAAAGACTGTGACCAAATCCTTCGACAAGGGAGTATACGCCGTTTCACTTACGATCACGGATCAGGATGGGGCAACAGATACGAAATCGAAAACGCTCTCAGTGGCGAATCCGCCCGAAGCACGGTTCAGTCTATCTCCAAAATCGCCCTCAGTCAATGACGACATCTCGCTGGATGCGTCTACATCAACCGCTCCGGGCAGTTCGATTTCCAGTTACGAATGGGACATATATCGGCTAAGCGAGGAGACGATCACTCCTGAGCCCATCGACAGTACCAGTGGAGAAACTATCACATATACGTTCGATAATTCGGATGAATATCTGATCGAATTGACGGTCACCAATGAGCAGGGAGTGACGGATAAAACGTCAAAACAAGTCTCCATCAGCCCGGCTGCGGGTGAACAGGCTCCGGTTGCACGTTTCGACATTACTCCCGATCCGCCGAACCCCGGCGAAAACATTCGATTCGATGCGACTGCATCCACCGATCCGGATGGGTCGATTACCAACTACGAATGGGTGTTCACAGACACGGAAAATCAAGAGCGCCACGGGACGGCCACCGGCGAAACGGTAAGCAGAACGTTTCCCGCCGGAACCTATGCAATCCGCCTTACAGTAACGGACACTGATGGAAATTCGACAACTGAGCAAACGGAGCTCGCAGTACAAAATCAACCCCCTCAAGCTTCCATTGACGTGGAGCCAGCGGTCCCGGAACTGGGCGAGACAGTCACTTTCTACTCGCGTCAATCACGCGACTCCGATGGGTCTATCTCCGGGCATGAATGGCAATTAATTGATAAAGCTGCTTCCGAATCGACGACCATCAAAACAAGTACGAATCAGAGACTGGTGCATACGTTCGATCAGGCTGGCACCTATTCGATAAAACTTACTGTAACCGATGACGCCGGCGCGACTGATACGGCCGTAGTCGAATTATCGATAGACGAGTCGGGCCACGAAGCGAAACCAACTGTGTCCATAGCGGGACCGGAGACAGTCATCGAAGGTGAGCGTGTAGTTTATACGGCCGATGAGACGGATCCCGACGGAGGAACAATCGCGTCATATACTTGGTCCGGACCGGTCCCGAACACCGGCACCAAAACCACCTCACCCCGCTGGATGTCGACCGGGGAACGAACGATCAGCTGCGAAGTAACCGACGATGAGGGCAACACGGCCCAGGACTCCTTTACCGTCCAAGTCAAATCGCGTAAAGAACCGACCAAAGATCAGGAGCCCACAGTTTCGATTGCCGGCCCAACACAAACAACTACCAACACCGAGGTGACCTACACTGCCGAGGCAACTGACCCGGACCGTGGCATGCCAGGTGAGATAGCCGCCTACGAGTGGTTCGGAGCTGTGGAAAATACTGAGAATGAGAAAATCTCAGTCGAATGGTCCTCACCAGGTCAAAAAGCCGTCGGATGCCGAGTGACCGATGATGAGGGGAACACTGCCGAGGCATCGATCACCGTTCGGGTCGAAGGCAGCGGACCGAAGCTGTCGATCAACGGTCCGACAAAAGTCACAGTGGGATCGTCGGTGACATACACTGCTGAGGCGGCAGATTCGGATGGCGACTCAATAGCCTCTTACGAGTGGTTCGGGACCTTCGAGCAAACCCAAAAGTCGTCGGTGCAAGCGATGGATATGAGGACACTGCGAAGAGGTGGGGGTGGAGGCCGAGGTAGAAGAGGTCGGGGTGGGAGGGATGATGGGAAAAGAGATCGGGATGGGAGAGATGATGGGAGAAGAGGCCGAGATGGCGATGGAGACGACGATGAAGAATCGGATTCACCTGATCCCGGAAGCGACACGATTTCGGTTCACTGGACCTCCTCCGGTCAAAAAACGATTGGGTGCCGCGTTACTGATGATGATGGAAACACCGCCGAAAGCACGATAACCGTCCAGGTAACTGCAGACGAACTCCCGTCGGTATCAGTAACCGGCCCGAAGAGCGTCAACATCGGTTCACGGGTTACCTACACTGCTGACGCCTCCGATCCGGATGATGGCACTATCTCGACGTACGAGTGGTTTGGAGATGTCCCCGATTCGGGTGACGATACGACCTCGGTCCGGTGGTCCTCAACTGGTCAACGGACGGTCGGTTGTCGGGTGACGGATAACGAAGGCAACACCGTCGAGGACTCGATCTCCGTCGCAGTGCGCGGAAACCAACCCCCCAACGCCGCCGTTGATGCCAACGTCCTGGATCCGGCGGTGGACCAATCGGTTCAGTTCAACGCCGGGCTGTCACAGGATCCGGATGGCACGATCACGCGCTTCGATTGGGAGGTGTTGAAAGAGGATGACGACGATTCGACGTTGGTGAGGAAAACGACCGGGGAAACGTTCAGTCACGAATTCGAGGACCCCGGTTCGTACTCGGTGCAACTGACAGTGACTGACGACGACGGGGCGACGGACACCGACACACTCGAAGTATCAGTTCAAGAGAAGAAGGGTGCGCTGGAGCCGAAAATCCGAACACCTGACGATCTGATCGTCGTTGGTGAAGAAGTGGTGTTCACCGGTGAGACACCCGGGACACCGATAGACGCATACTCTTGGGAAGTGTTCGACGATGGGGACCCTATTTCCGAGGGAGCGGGCAAGACATTCAGCGTATCGTTCCCTTATCCCGGTGAATTTGATATCGTATTGACGGTGCATCAGGGCAACCGTAACGCACGAACTTCAGCTTCGGTTTCAGCCGTTCAAGCTCCGACAGCGAAGTTCAAGATCAAGGCGAATTCTCCCCCCGCCCCGGGAGATCAAGTAGTGTTCGACGCGAGCCACTCGCTCGACCCCGATGGTGAGATACGCAATTACGACTGGGAGTTTCAGGATCTGTCGTCGGCGACGGTTTACACGGCCAGCGGTGAGACTGTGAAACGGACGTTCAACACAGGAACCTACTCCGTCGTGCTCACCGTCCGTGATCAAGATGGCCTGACGGACTCACATTCACGGACGCTTACAATCACCCGACCGCCCGTAGCCGAGTTCACCGTCTCACCCAAATCCCCCATCGCCGGCGAGGACCTCACCGTCGACGCCAGTGAGTCATACGATCCTGACGGCTCGATCACCAGCTACGACTGGGAGTTCGAAAAAGCGGGACCCAACCAATCGGAATTCGCGTCGGGTGAAACCGTCACCCGAACGTTCGAGAAGGGGAAGTACGAGGTCACGCTGTCCGTCACGGATGAGCATGGAGGCACGGATACGGCGACGAAATCGATCAATATCGAGGGCGGGTCGCCTCCGACTGCCCAGTTCGACGTCACTCCAGATTCCCCGACGACCGGCGAGGAGATTACCCTCGACGGGAGCGATTCGGATGATCCGGACGGGACCATCGAACAGTACCAGTGGCGTGTGAGGCGTGGCACCGAGGTGATGAGAAAAGGGACCGGGGCGACGTTCACGTTCAGCGGCTCACCGGGTACCTACGAGATTACCCTCATCGTTACGGACGATTCCGGACAGACCGATAAAGCGGGACGATCCGTAACTGTAGAAGACTCCCAGGCGCCGACCGCCGCCTTCGATATTACACCCGCTGAACCTGTTGCGGGTGAGGAAGTGACCCTCGATGCGAGCGAATCTGATGATCCGGATGGAGCCATCCAAGAGTACTCCTGGGAGATTCGCCAAAAACCGTTCCAGAATCCCGAACTGGACTCAGGAGAAGTGATCACGAGGACGTTCAGCAAAGGAACGTACGCGGTGACGTTGATTGTGTCCGATGACGACGGTAAGACGGGTCGAACGACGGAAACGCTCACCGTCGCCGCTGGATCCAAGCGACCGATAGCCATGTTCGACGTCACTCCCGCGTCACCGAGAGAGGGTGACGACATCACCGTCGACGCGGGTGACTCCGAAGACCCGGATGGGACCATCGAAGAGTATCAGTGGCGGATCGAGAGGGACGCAACGACGGTCGCAAGTGGGTCGGGTGAGACGTTCACGTTTACCGCCGACACTGACGGGACACACGATATCGAATTCACGGTCACCGATAATGACGGACAGATGGACACCGCTCAGCAGAGTGTCTCGGTTGCCTCGCGTGAAGGCACGGTCCGCTTATCGGCCGAACAGACACAGGTGTCCCCGATGAGTAGCACGACCATCGAGGTGACAGCCGAAGATGCAGATGGCGACCCGGTGGAAGGTGCCTCCGTCGAACTATCCGTGTCGAGCCAGGAGGTAGGCGGTCAGACGGGCGAACTCAGTAGATCATCCGTGACGACAGATGCCAGCGGCACTGCATCAGTCACATACACCGCCCCGTTCGCCTCCAGTTCATCGGACAATATAGAAGCGACGTGGAAGGGCGCATCGGATACGGTTATCATCACCACCACTCTTGCGGGGTTATTCGTGTAG
- a CDS encoding McrC family protein, whose translation MSIADPDESYTYEPGTFSISERGEIRIEGCPPSIGEQLRRASFEQEADNIFVKTQKSLDDREKEYRVVRVRLDEPVMYVTARDNVGIISLTPRSKLRIEPKIDWNHIFDMLLAVHGRRQSIEYHGIPLSEFRTEDVDLQDVFLILAINYLNGLEDVHRNGFVRQLETRRADLEQPRGVIDIERSLVNQAEGRAQQHCLLKEVDYDNPANSLLHYAGIHLLHLFQQYEDKYDHQAYYHIFSQVHQEVRHLERLGVDSGRRRIPEYRHFSLHELPKQRHYYRQAIEVAKAIVASSLGTPAMQNNRELVVDYVLNMESLFEQYSQVVIEDELEVIKSLDRLDQTENIAAVRSPTVQPFENESNVYHQPDHAVEKGDETLAVLDSKYYAEEKDPVKSGSSRSRLFSYAYLLTTDRMGFLTPLNKPRTRSIAQTGAELQVISPNSSAFSLDEYRSCVRDYLHDVLAEQYPALTVYRAVEEHALCLDQHDMSDLDRLTESGGPFDFSSVHEFSLRVVNAAADTLTSQQRSRSDLEQKGKWTRRRIETQCDEQSSETMTCVPVFRREDGEERIDLYFITHDEAGNPIEVSVEDDLRLL comes from the coding sequence ATGAGTATCGCCGATCCCGACGAATCGTACACTTACGAGCCGGGGACGTTCAGCATATCGGAGCGTGGTGAGATCCGAATCGAAGGTTGTCCACCATCCATCGGCGAGCAACTCCGCCGAGCGTCGTTCGAGCAGGAGGCGGACAATATCTTCGTGAAGACACAGAAGTCACTCGACGACCGGGAGAAGGAGTATCGGGTCGTTCGGGTTCGTCTCGACGAACCGGTGATGTACGTGACGGCCCGGGACAATGTCGGGATCATTAGCCTCACACCGCGCTCGAAGCTCCGCATCGAGCCGAAGATCGACTGGAATCACATTTTCGATATGCTGCTGGCGGTGCATGGTCGCAGGCAGTCGATCGAGTATCACGGCATCCCACTCTCCGAATTCCGAACTGAGGATGTCGATCTCCAAGACGTGTTCCTGATTCTCGCCATCAACTACCTGAACGGGCTTGAGGACGTCCATCGGAACGGATTCGTGCGCCAATTGGAAACCCGGCGGGCAGATCTCGAACAGCCCCGTGGGGTCATCGATATCGAGCGATCACTGGTGAATCAGGCCGAGGGACGAGCCCAGCAACACTGTCTACTGAAAGAAGTCGACTACGACAACCCCGCCAATTCGCTGCTCCACTACGCCGGTATCCATTTGCTGCACCTCTTCCAGCAGTATGAGGACAAGTACGATCATCAGGCCTATTACCACATCTTCTCGCAGGTGCATCAAGAGGTTCGGCACTTAGAGCGACTCGGCGTGGATAGCGGTCGGCGACGAATCCCCGAGTATCGACACTTTTCGCTCCACGAACTCCCGAAACAGCGCCACTACTACCGGCAAGCCATCGAAGTTGCCAAAGCCATCGTGGCATCCTCGCTTGGGACGCCAGCGATGCAAAATAACCGCGAGTTAGTCGTCGACTACGTTTTAAATATGGAATCGCTGTTCGAACAGTACTCACAGGTCGTCATCGAAGACGAGTTGGAGGTAATCAAAAGCCTCGATCGACTCGACCAAACTGAAAACATTGCTGCCGTACGTTCCCCAACAGTGCAGCCATTCGAGAACGAGTCGAACGTGTATCACCAACCGGATCACGCAGTAGAAAAAGGGGACGAGACACTAGCCGTCCTCGACTCGAAATACTATGCAGAGGAGAAGGATCCAGTGAAGAGCGGTAGCTCCCGGTCACGTCTCTTCAGTTACGCGTACCTTCTCACGACCGATCGAATGGGATTCCTAACGCCCCTTAACAAACCACGTACGCGCTCTATCGCCCAGACCGGAGCCGAACTGCAAGTTATCTCGCCTAATAGCTCAGCGTTCTCACTCGACGAATATCGCTCGTGTGTTCGCGATTATCTGCACGACGTACTCGCCGAACAGTATCCTGCACTCACAGTCTACAGAGCCGTCGAGGAACACGCATTGTGCCTCGACCAACACGATATGTCGGATCTGGATCGCCTGACCGAATCTGGTGGGCCCTTCGACTTCAGCAGTGTTCACGAATTCTCGCTCCGGGTGGTCAACGCCGCCGCCGATACGCTGACAAGCCAGCAGCGATCACGATCCGACCTCGAACAGAAGGGAAAATGGACGCGACGTCGGATCGAAACGCAATGTGATGAGCAGTCGTCTGAAACGATGACCTGCGTGCCAGTGTTTCGGCGTGAAGACGGGGAGGAGCGTATCGACCTCTACTTCATAACCCATGACGAGGCCGGAAATCCGATCGAGGTCTCGGTTGAGGACGACCTTCGACTCCTGTGA
- a CDS encoding AAA family ATPase, whose translation MSNSAGDYTVDHAKENLEVLRAVPEQVVEAIENAADESVLNFLIREQKLDIHHEGDQGIGPLRQAVLRSPHASQELKRTVITRGDDTPSTILVPDDVERNARTSLRTGKPVVLYGPTGTGKTTFAKQLALRHCVGFSLHTATPSWTAKDIIGGIGPKLTGSTDVRSLGYETELGAVSEGVKCARDFDIPYAVILDEITRADISQIFGPLYTAIENRKQTLIETDDGETIELDEDVSIICTMNMSDRTVNELDNAITRRFAMVELDEYEGEDRRALFEGWIDDNLGDIPLISNDELLELFEADYNGINNGSEQASRGPIMRFGPMHYRDVTIFLCEALRDESLYMDAPGEAVGQAFRTFIVPRLLNSAAFPQIEQIEEHYRALNKSFETFDLSPATELASRELQAEQRQMGSYQQ comes from the coding sequence ATGAGTAACTCGGCCGGCGACTACACAGTGGATCACGCCAAGGAGAATCTCGAAGTCCTCCGTGCCGTGCCGGAGCAAGTCGTCGAAGCGATTGAGAACGCGGCCGACGAAAGCGTTCTCAACTTTCTCATTCGCGAACAAAAATTGGATATCCACCACGAGGGTGACCAGGGTATCGGCCCACTCAGGCAGGCCGTTCTCCGTTCTCCGCACGCTTCTCAGGAACTGAAACGAACGGTCATCACCCGTGGCGATGATACACCTAGTACGATACTCGTTCCGGACGATGTAGAGCGAAACGCCCGTACGTCACTGCGGACCGGAAAACCAGTCGTCCTCTACGGACCGACAGGTACTGGAAAGACGACGTTCGCAAAACAACTCGCGCTTCGACACTGTGTTGGATTTTCGCTCCACACTGCGACGCCCTCGTGGACAGCCAAAGACATCATTGGCGGTATCGGTCCAAAGCTCACGGGGTCAACTGACGTTCGCTCTTTAGGGTACGAAACTGAACTTGGAGCTGTCTCAGAAGGCGTCAAGTGCGCTCGTGACTTCGATATCCCGTATGCCGTTATTCTCGACGAAATCACTCGGGCGGATATCTCTCAAATCTTCGGCCCACTCTACACGGCTATCGAGAATCGTAAGCAGACGCTAATAGAGACCGACGACGGCGAGACGATCGAATTAGACGAGGACGTTAGCATCATCTGCACGATGAATATGTCCGACCGCACGGTCAACGAGTTGGATAACGCGATCACACGTCGATTCGCGATGGTCGAACTCGACGAGTACGAGGGTGAAGATAGGCGGGCCCTCTTCGAAGGCTGGATCGACGACAATTTGGGCGATATCCCTCTGATCAGCAACGACGAGTTACTCGAACTCTTCGAGGCGGATTACAACGGGATCAACAACGGCTCTGAACAGGCATCGCGTGGCCCGATCATGCGGTTCGGACCGATGCACTACCGTGATGTCACGATCTTCCTCTGTGAGGCACTTCGAGACGAGAGTCTGTACATGGATGCTCCCGGGGAGGCGGTCGGTCAGGCCTTCCGTACCTTCATCGTTCCGCGACTCCTGAATTCGGCGGCCTTCCCGCAAATCGAACAAATCGAGGAGCATTACCGGGCACTCAACAAATCCTTCGAAACGTTCGATCTCTCCCCGGCCACTGAACTCGCAAGCCGCGAACTCCAAGCAGAACAGCGACAGATGGGTTCGTATCAGCAATGA
- a CDS encoding IS6 family transposase has protein sequence MAESERLSKCIEWIDLSFVERDRTPEWAIQVGIRCHLAGMSTRDASQFLDKLGVQRSHVAVHNWVHKAELQPVSTVSADQLAVDEKVIRINGDDYWLYGAVDPQTNEILHFRLFPATTKQTTRWFLTELHRRYRLDGVEFLVDDADYLVNVLDEDGYRFQMISHGNRNAIERVFWEIERRTSSFATSFSHVEPQTAESWLKALAVRHNSRQS, from the coding sequence ATGGCAGAATCCGAACGCCTCAGCAAGTGTATCGAGTGGATCGACTTGTCGTTTGTGGAGCGAGATCGGACTCCCGAGTGGGCGATTCAAGTGGGCATCCGGTGTCATCTCGCAGGTATGTCAACGAGGGATGCCAGTCAGTTTCTCGATAAGTTGGGAGTCCAACGCAGTCACGTCGCGGTTCACAACTGGGTTCACAAGGCCGAGCTACAGCCGGTTTCGACGGTGAGTGCGGATCAGCTTGCGGTCGACGAGAAAGTGATCCGCATCAACGGCGACGACTACTGGCTGTACGGTGCCGTCGATCCCCAAACGAACGAAATCCTCCATTTCAGGCTGTTTCCAGCGACAACGAAACAGACGACGCGATGGTTTCTGACCGAACTTCATCGACGATATCGGCTAGATGGCGTCGAATTTCTCGTCGATGACGCCGATTACTTGGTGAACGTCCTCGACGAAGACGGGTACCGATTCCAGATGATTTCACATGGGAATCGGAATGCCATCGAACGTGTCTTTTGGGAGATAGAACGACGAACCTCATCGTTCGCAACTAGTTTCAGCCATGTCGAACCGCAGACAGCAGAATCGTGGCTCAAAGCCCTCGCCGTCCGGCACAACTCACGCCAAAGTTAA
- a CDS encoding SLATT domain-containing protein: MLQIGYTDKIFFKMSRYYHVLGMVLDAFVVIITALLTAVLYLRNTPETVNIGLAIMASIISFFNTFVNFEKRALEFENAGDAYNSLLKEFRDFYSLELTGQDNTNGKAMERFEQLSSRQRELNELTPATSDLIARRVKHEEVMQSIEVQEGELRPLLED, translated from the coding sequence ATGTTGCAGATCGGTTATACGGATAAAATATTCTTCAAAATGTCCCGGTATTATCATGTGCTTGGTATGGTACTTGATGCGTTCGTTGTTATTATCACTGCGCTCTTGACCGCCGTTCTCTATCTCCGGAATACGCCCGAGACAGTAAACATCGGTCTCGCCATAATGGCATCAATTATTTCCTTTTTCAATACATTTGTCAATTTCGAAAAACGGGCCCTGGAATTCGAAAATGCAGGGGATGCCTACAACAGTCTTCTCAAGGAATTCCGAGATTTCTACAGTCTTGAGTTAACGGGCCAGGACAACACGAATGGGAAGGCAATGGAACGTTTCGAACAATTGAGTAGCAGACAACGCGAATTAAACGAACTCACACCCGCCACAAGTGATCTCATTGCTCGGAGAGTGAAACACGAAGAGGTTATGCAGAGCATCGAAGTACAGGAAGGCGAGCTTAGACCTCTTCTCGAGGATTGA